Proteins from a genomic interval of Sphingobacterium lactis:
- a CDS encoding sensor histidine kinase has protein sequence MKKALFLFYFLFFYAITQLLWWGFILIKFEPDRKGMIVGEGLIFLLIFVWGALRLKKQVKQEHENNQQQQNFLLAITHELKSPLASVKLYIQTILKRELDREQQKVFLSNSLKDIERLDDLVENVLLTTKLENRSYQLPKEAFDMTELVEQIIDRLQKNACKSQVIKFELEEHIQLNADKFAITNVITNLIENAVKYSPPCATVFVKLKKQENNLLFSVADHGEGIPAEEKKLIFNKFYRVGSEATRKTKGTGLGLYIVKTVLQKHNATIKVKDNTPTGSIFEVIFENYAN, from the coding sequence ATGAAAAAAGCCTTATTTCTATTTTATTTTCTATTCTTTTATGCGATCACCCAATTGTTGTGGTGGGGCTTTATCCTGATCAAATTTGAGCCGGATCGCAAGGGCATGATCGTCGGAGAGGGCTTGATCTTCCTGTTGATCTTCGTGTGGGGTGCGCTGCGCCTGAAGAAGCAGGTGAAACAGGAGCATGAGAACAATCAGCAGCAGCAGAATTTCCTATTGGCCATTACCCATGAGCTGAAATCACCGCTCGCTTCCGTGAAACTCTATATACAGACGATCCTGAAGCGCGAACTCGATCGGGAGCAGCAGAAGGTGTTCCTTTCCAATTCCCTTAAGGATATCGAACGCTTGGATGATCTTGTGGAGAATGTCCTGTTGACCACCAAACTGGAAAACCGCTCCTATCAATTACCGAAGGAAGCATTTGATATGACGGAACTGGTGGAGCAGATCATTGACCGTCTGCAAAAGAACGCCTGTAAATCGCAGGTGATTAAATTTGAGCTTGAGGAGCATATCCAACTGAATGCCGACAAGTTTGCCATCACCAATGTGATCACCAACCTGATCGAAAATGCAGTAAAATATTCGCCGCCTTGTGCCACCGTTTTTGTGAAATTGAAAAAACAGGAGAATAACCTGCTTTTTTCGGTTGCAGACCATGGCGAGGGTATCCCTGCTGAGGAAAAAAAACTTATCTTTAATAAATTCTACCGCGTAGGTAGCGAAGCGACCCGTAAAACTAAAGGAACAGGTTTGGGGTTATATATTGTAAAGACCGTATTACAGAAACACAATGCGACCATTAAGGTAAAGGATAATACCCCAACGGGAAGCATTTTTGAAGTTATTTTTGAAAATTATGCAAACTAA
- a CDS encoding YjjG family noncanonical pyrimidine nucleotidase produces MFNHKKHLFFDLDHTIWDFDRNAEETLQDLYHKYNFHQLFNDDSPEQFIATYTVNNHRVWGLYHHGQIDKPTLRKMRFADTFTQLGVDPELFPKDFEEEYLAICPTKTNLFPNAHETLAYLKDRYVLHLISNGFKEACEKKLENSKLYPYFETIVISEIIGINKPDRRIFEHALKNGGALAQDAIMIGDNLDADVRGAQNAGMEAIFFNPLEQEKPADVLHMIKDLKDLQDWF; encoded by the coding sequence ATGTTCAATCATAAAAAGCACCTATTTTTCGATCTCGACCACACCATTTGGGATTTTGACAGAAATGCAGAGGAAACCCTGCAGGACCTGTACCACAAATACAATTTCCACCAGCTTTTTAATGACGACAGTCCAGAGCAATTCATCGCTACCTATACGGTGAACAATCACCGGGTCTGGGGATTGTACCACCATGGCCAGATCGACAAACCCACGCTTCGTAAAATGCGCTTTGCCGACACCTTCACCCAGCTTGGTGTTGACCCGGAACTCTTCCCGAAGGATTTTGAAGAGGAGTATCTCGCGATCTGCCCCACGAAGACCAACCTTTTCCCGAACGCCCATGAAACCTTGGCATACCTCAAAGACAGGTATGTGCTGCACCTGATTTCCAATGGCTTTAAGGAGGCCTGCGAAAAGAAACTCGAGAACAGCAAGCTCTACCCCTATTTTGAAACGATCGTGATCTCCGAGATCATCGGCATCAACAAACCGGACCGCCGTATCTTTGAACATGCACTCAAAAATGGAGGCGCCTTAGCACAGGATGCGATCATGATCGGCGACAACCTGGACGCGGACGTACGCGGTGCCCAGAATGCCGGCATGGAAGCCATCTTCTTTAATCCCCTGGAGCAGGAAAAGCCCGCAGATGTACTCCACATGATCAAGGATCTGAAAGATCTGCAAGACTGGTTCTAG
- a CDS encoding transposase: protein METIEREFEFAERTSKKQPFDKRLILHMLDQIELGVPRRDLMEQYGVSEVSLIRWMKKFGRQPIGAKRYTTELKRSVIRAVQDGMSAYRAGNTFDISCGTVSRWVREYKGENTELSSPEPDDMANKKPVDPKEAEILALKKALEYANLKIRALDTMIDIAEEQLKIDIRKKSGAKRS, encoded by the coding sequence ATGGAAACAATAGAAAGAGAGTTTGAGTTCGCTGAGCGGACCAGTAAGAAGCAGCCATTCGACAAGCGTTTGATCCTCCACATGCTGGATCAGATCGAACTTGGGGTCCCCCGCCGGGACCTGATGGAACAGTACGGTGTCTCCGAAGTGAGCCTGATCCGCTGGATGAAGAAGTTCGGGCGACAGCCCATTGGGGCAAAGCGGTATACCACCGAGCTGAAGCGTTCAGTGATCAGGGCGGTCCAGGACGGGATGAGCGCCTACCGGGCGGGGAACACCTTTGATATCTCCTGCGGTACGGTCTCCAGATGGGTCAGGGAATATAAGGGGGAAAATACCGAACTTAGTTCCCCAGAACCCGATGATATGGCCAACAAGAAACCCGTAGACCCCAAAGAGGCAGAGATCCTGGCCCTGAAGAAGGCCCTGGAATATGCAAACCTGAAGATCAGGGCATTGGATACCATGATCGATATTGCCGAGGAACAGCTCAAGATCGACATCAGAAAAAAGTCTGGTGCCAAGCGGTCGTAA
- a CDS encoding IS3 family transposase, whose amino-acid sequence MGIRLICGLFGRTRHAYYDRQWRVQDVGLKDEIILQHVLRIRSEQKRIGTRKLLHMLAGPLQKHGIRIGRDYLFALMREHSLQIRVRKRKAVTTDSRHWMKKYRNLIKELAVERPEQVWVSDITYVQLNRRWGYLSLVTDAYSRKIVGWAFRGDLSAQGCIDALQMALQQRQYPGKGLIHHSDRGSQYCSKGYVDILRTNGIGVSMTENGDPYENAIAERVNGILKAEFDLYASQSGLRETTRKIRENIRVYNNLRPHASCDYLTPEQAHMRSGALRKRWRPKKYPIVQKEFV is encoded by the coding sequence ATGGGGATCCGTTTGATCTGCGGACTGTTTGGCAGAACAAGGCATGCGTACTATGACCGCCAGTGGCGGGTGCAGGATGTCGGACTGAAGGACGAGATCATCCTGCAGCACGTGCTGCGGATACGCAGCGAACAGAAGAGGATCGGTACCCGGAAGCTGCTCCATATGCTCGCCGGCCCCCTGCAAAAACATGGGATCAGGATCGGCCGCGACTATCTCTTCGCCCTGATGAGGGAGCATTCCCTACAGATCAGGGTCAGGAAGAGGAAGGCGGTCACCACCGATTCGCGGCACTGGATGAAGAAGTACAGAAACCTGATAAAGGAACTTGCGGTCGAGCGCCCCGAGCAGGTCTGGGTAAGCGACATCACCTATGTACAGCTCAACCGGCGCTGGGGATATCTGAGCCTGGTCACCGATGCCTATTCCAGAAAGATAGTGGGCTGGGCGTTCAGGGGCGACCTCTCGGCACAGGGATGTATCGATGCCCTGCAGATGGCACTGCAGCAGAGGCAGTATCCGGGAAAGGGACTCATACACCACTCCGATCGGGGTTCGCAGTACTGTAGCAAAGGCTATGTGGATATCCTACGCACCAACGGGATCGGGGTCAGCATGACCGAGAACGGGGATCCCTATGAGAATGCGATAGCCGAAAGGGTGAACGGCATACTGAAGGCGGAGTTTGACCTCTACGCATCACAGAGTGGCCTGAGGGAGACCACAAGAAAGATCAGGGAGAACATCAGGGTATACAACAACCTAAGGCCCCACGCGAGCTGTGATTACCTCACACCTGAACAGGCACATATGAGGTCAGGTGCGCTGAGAAAGAGATGGAGACCGAAAAAATATCCAATAGTGCAGAAAGAGTTTGTATAG
- a CDS encoding SGNH/GDSL hydrolase family protein: MTYWKENLLGSLFCICSFFASAQEQVTQPVLGTAILQGRVQVMDTVMNFGRLPIELKDQVRKPVWGLGQNSAGVYLDFKTSAKTITVRYQVQGGLAMPHMPTTGVSGLDLYVQEDKAGQWSWIHGKYSFKDTISYTFSQFNAPKDGTFRLYLPLYNTVSWMDISVDKGADLSFQHQKSKPIIVYGTSIAQGACASRPGLAWTNWLGRSFDKEVINLAFSGNGRLEQPILDLIKVEDAAVFILDCIPNLDVKEEDGERKLIALIENAVRTIREKHPQVPIVMAAHSSSDVAHIANTNTQEDYQARSMVAEQAIKQLQGRGDKNLYWISSQDFGLDLESTVDYAHPNDYGMDKIAKAYIKLLKGLGL; encoded by the coding sequence ATGACATATTGGAAAGAGAACCTATTGGGTTCTCTTTTTTGTATCTGCAGCTTTTTTGCAAGTGCACAGGAACAGGTTACTCAGCCAGTTCTTGGTACCGCAATACTTCAAGGCAGGGTGCAGGTAATGGATACGGTGATGAACTTTGGGCGCCTTCCCATCGAATTGAAGGACCAGGTCCGGAAACCCGTATGGGGATTGGGCCAGAATTCGGCCGGTGTTTACCTCGATTTCAAAACTTCAGCAAAGACCATTACCGTCCGCTACCAGGTGCAGGGAGGACTTGCTATGCCGCACATGCCGACAACTGGCGTCAGTGGTTTGGATCTCTATGTCCAAGAGGATAAGGCGGGACAATGGTCATGGATCCATGGCAAATACAGTTTCAAGGATACTATATCCTATACCTTTTCGCAATTCAATGCACCAAAAGATGGTACATTTCGGTTGTACCTCCCGCTCTACAACACCGTGTCATGGATGGATATTTCCGTTGATAAAGGGGCAGATCTTTCTTTTCAGCATCAAAAGAGCAAACCCATCATTGTTTATGGTACATCGATCGCCCAAGGCGCCTGTGCTTCGAGACCGGGTTTGGCGTGGACCAATTGGTTGGGGCGGAGCTTCGATAAGGAAGTCATCAACCTTGCCTTCAGTGGCAACGGTCGATTGGAACAGCCCATCTTGGACCTGATCAAAGTCGAAGACGCAGCCGTCTTTATCCTGGATTGCATCCCCAACTTGGATGTTAAGGAGGAAGATGGCGAGCGAAAGCTTATCGCGCTAATCGAAAATGCTGTGCGGACGATCCGCGAAAAACATCCCCAGGTTCCCATTGTCATGGCAGCCCACAGCTCCAGTGATGTGGCCCATATCGCCAACACCAACACCCAGGAAGACTACCAAGCGCGGTCAATGGTCGCCGAACAGGCTATCAAACAGCTGCAAGGTCGTGGCGATAAGAATCTCTATTGGATCTCCAGCCAAGACTTTGGCCTGGATTTGGAGTCAACAGTCGACTATGCCCACCCAAATGACTACGGGATGGATAAAATCGCAAAAGCCTATATCAAATTGTTGAAGGGATTAGGGTTGTAG
- a CDS encoding 3-keto-disaccharide hydrolase, with product MKRKFMYVLVGVIGLTAAACGTKSSTVAKDGAAPAYEILNLPKVSLKDYKKNSNGAYVLFDGSSLNGWRGYGKDHVPSKWAIDNGTLKFSKAPAGVQNPEGGDLIFAHDFKNFELEFEWKISQGGNSGVFFLAKEIKGQPIYVSSPEYQLLDNINHPDAKMGVDGNRKSGSLYDMIPAKPQNAFPAGEWNRAKIVVNKGKVTHFQNDEKVVEYELWTPQWTELLQASKFSKEKWPLAFDLLNQVGGKSKSGVIGFQDHGDDIWLRNVTVKEL from the coding sequence ATGAAAAGAAAATTTATGTATGTATTGGTCGGTGTGATCGGATTGACTGCTGCTGCCTGTGGAACGAAGTCGTCCACTGTGGCAAAAGATGGTGCGGCACCTGCCTATGAAATACTTAATCTTCCCAAAGTAAGCCTAAAAGACTATAAAAAGAATTCTAACGGTGCCTATGTGCTGTTTGATGGTTCTTCCCTAAATGGATGGAGAGGCTATGGCAAAGACCATGTGCCATCTAAATGGGCGATTGATAACGGTACCTTGAAATTCTCCAAAGCACCAGCTGGAGTACAGAACCCTGAAGGGGGAGATTTGATATTCGCGCACGACTTCAAGAACTTCGAGTTGGAATTCGAATGGAAGATCTCGCAAGGCGGAAACTCCGGTGTGTTCTTCTTGGCAAAGGAAATCAAGGGTCAGCCGATCTATGTTTCCAGTCCGGAATACCAACTGTTGGATAACATCAACCACCCGGATGCAAAAATGGGTGTAGATGGTAACCGCAAGTCAGGATCCCTTTACGATATGATCCCGGCAAAACCTCAGAACGCATTCCCTGCGGGTGAGTGGAACCGTGCAAAGATCGTCGTGAACAAAGGTAAAGTGACGCACTTCCAGAACGATGAAAAAGTGGTTGAATATGAATTGTGGACACCACAATGGACCGAATTGTTGCAGGCGAGTAAGTTCAGCAAGGAGAAATGGCCTTTGGCATTTGATCTGTTGAATCAAGTGGGCGGAAAATCCAAATCGGGTGTGATCGGATTCCAAGATCATGGCGATGACATCTGGTTGAGAAATGTAACCGTGAAAGAATTGTAA
- a CDS encoding outer membrane beta-barrel family protein encodes MLLKKALSSLLLLFPLFLLAQKVNISGKVLEQDSISPAVGASVSLLSTVNNAYLRGQQTGSNGNFQIPEVDPGTYNLQVTFVGYKTFTRSNFVVEPGKDINLGSIVLVEEGELLSEIVVQGQVPDLQIGIDKKVFDVSQSMVSVGGSAQDLLGNVPTLQLESDGSVSLRGSTNVRFLVDGKESAMAGSDINSFLQSLPADAIAKVEIITNPSAKYDAEGQSGIINIILKKNARLGLNGSVTASGGSYENANAGVTLNYRAGKMNYFGNYNFARRHSLGDGTSDNVDYINGAITDLSPRTQSIEESSRLGYNHTIRFGTDYYMNDKTTLSLTTNLSLRDNERGNDINYNYWNVPGLGSSSFRNSLQHEDDLGIDAQVDFKRTLNREGEELTANVSFGYDTEDGVNDFHQTFANGNADLKRVNNTSESGKNWNMQLDYVLPFGENHKFEAGYRSILRYSDESQYSEELDSITQNFIPDYRITNDFDMASTVHALYVNYQRQITDKFGAQVGLRAEQANLNTNIYSHDLENPSIIKNDQGKLDYFRLYPSVFLSYAVGEGKSDKVQLSYSRRVQRPRGWQVNPFIDVSDVQNYRQGNPNLMPEDIHATELSFSKFYTKWNFVASAFYRRVNDQTQPVIYDEDLIADIVGDRTNVTYMKWENASDLDAAGFELISKVNLTKWWDVTGNANLSHITFHPKDGLGLVGRNSFNWNANLTTNVKITPTFSAQVRGDYRSGMKTMQGEMEPMKGVDVALKKDVLKNRGTFMLNVRDAFNTRKFQMHNYLPNRETQFSHRWMRRMITLSFSYRFGIQNLGKNNREDRQPEMEDMGGQQF; translated from the coding sequence ATGCTACTTAAGAAAGCTCTAAGCAGTTTACTATTATTATTTCCCTTATTTTTACTAGCACAAAAAGTTAACATTTCAGGAAAAGTCTTGGAACAGGATTCCATTTCCCCAGCTGTAGGGGCAAGTGTAAGCCTGTTGTCCACAGTCAACAATGCCTATTTGCGCGGTCAACAGACTGGCAGCAATGGTAATTTTCAAATTCCGGAGGTTGACCCAGGTACCTATAATTTACAAGTCACCTTTGTTGGTTACAAGACCTTTACACGCAGTAATTTTGTTGTTGAACCTGGCAAGGACATCAATCTGGGATCCATTGTCCTGGTGGAAGAAGGAGAGCTGCTCTCCGAGATTGTCGTGCAGGGACAAGTTCCCGATCTGCAGATCGGTATAGATAAAAAGGTGTTCGATGTCTCCCAGAGTATGGTGAGTGTGGGTGGTTCCGCACAGGATCTTTTGGGCAATGTGCCGACCCTGCAGTTGGAATCCGATGGAAGTGTCAGCTTGCGCGGATCCACTAATGTCCGTTTCCTAGTGGACGGAAAAGAGTCTGCGATGGCTGGATCGGATATCAATTCCTTCCTGCAGTCCCTACCAGCCGATGCGATCGCAAAGGTCGAGATCATTACCAACCCATCGGCGAAATATGATGCCGAAGGGCAATCCGGGATCATCAATATTATCCTGAAAAAAAATGCACGTCTAGGTCTTAACGGTTCCGTGACGGCGTCAGGAGGTTCCTATGAGAACGCCAATGCAGGAGTAACACTGAATTACCGTGCCGGCAAGATGAATTATTTCGGAAATTACAACTTCGCGAGAAGACATAGCCTGGGCGACGGAACTTCCGATAATGTTGATTATATCAATGGCGCCATTACCGACCTGAGTCCGCGGACCCAGAGTATCGAGGAAAGCTCCCGCTTGGGGTATAACCATACCATTCGCTTTGGTACGGATTATTACATGAACGACAAGACTACTTTGAGCTTGACCACAAACCTCAGCCTTCGGGACAACGAGCGTGGCAACGATATCAACTACAATTACTGGAATGTACCTGGATTGGGAAGTTCCAGTTTCCGGAATTCGCTTCAGCATGAAGATGACCTGGGCATTGATGCACAGGTGGATTTCAAACGGACCCTGAATCGCGAAGGAGAGGAATTGACGGCCAATGTTTCCTTTGGCTACGATACGGAGGATGGGGTCAATGATTTCCACCAGACCTTTGCCAATGGGAATGCCGATCTGAAACGGGTGAACAATACCTCGGAATCTGGTAAAAACTGGAATATGCAATTGGATTATGTGCTTCCATTTGGTGAAAACCATAAGTTTGAAGCCGGGTACCGCAGTATCTTGCGTTATTCGGACGAAAGCCAGTACTCCGAAGAGCTGGACTCGATTACGCAAAATTTCATACCGGATTACCGCATTACGAACGACTTTGATATGGCGAGCACCGTGCATGCCCTTTACGTGAATTACCAGCGCCAGATAACCGATAAGTTCGGTGCGCAGGTAGGTCTCCGGGCAGAACAGGCGAACCTCAATACCAATATTTACTCCCATGACCTTGAGAACCCGAGCATCATCAAGAACGATCAGGGCAAGCTGGACTATTTCCGACTGTATCCGAGTGTTTTCTTGAGCTATGCCGTTGGGGAGGGCAAGAGCGATAAAGTACAGTTGAGCTATTCCAGACGCGTACAGCGTCCGCGCGGATGGCAGGTGAATCCGTTCATCGATGTTTCCGATGTGCAGAACTATCGCCAGGGTAACCCGAACCTGATGCCGGAGGATATCCACGCTACGGAATTGAGTTTCTCGAAATTCTATACCAAATGGAACTTTGTCGCTTCTGCATTCTACCGTCGCGTGAATGATCAGACACAACCCGTAATCTACGATGAAGACCTAATCGCCGATATCGTGGGCGACCGCACCAACGTGACCTACATGAAGTGGGAAAATGCATCCGATCTGGACGCGGCAGGTTTTGAATTGATAAGTAAGGTCAACCTGACCAAGTGGTGGGATGTTACAGGAAATGCGAACCTTTCCCACATTACTTTCCATCCGAAAGATGGATTGGGACTGGTAGGCCGGAATTCCTTCAACTGGAATGCGAACCTGACGACCAATGTAAAAATTACACCGACATTCTCCGCACAGGTCCGTGGGGATTACCGCTCGGGTATGAAGACCATGCAAGGGGAAATGGAGCCGATGAAAGGTGTCGATGTAGCACTTAAGAAAGACGTTCTGAAGAACAGGGGGACATTTATGCTGAACGTACGTGATGCATTCAATACCCGTAAATTTCAGATGCATAACTATTTGCCGAACCGGGAGACTCAATTCTCCCACCGCTGGATGCGCCGGATGATCACGCTGTCCTTCTCCTACCGTTTTGGTATTCAGAACCTCGGAAAGAACAACCGTGAAGATCGCCAACCGGAAATGGAAGACATGGGTGGCCAACAATTTTAA
- a CDS encoding ATP-dependent Clp protease adaptor ClpS, with product MSVEVEQETFTLEEILAATKGSNKLILWNDDINTFDHVIHCLMHYLQYDEEEAARIAWTVHTKGKCIILEGSYTEVEVYRKILKTEGLSVSVE from the coding sequence ATGAGCGTAGAAGTAGAACAGGAAACATTTACCCTAGAAGAGATACTGGCAGCAACAAAGGGGTCCAATAAACTGATCCTATGGAATGACGATATCAATACATTTGACCATGTCATACACTGCTTGATGCATTACCTGCAATACGACGAGGAAGAAGCTGCGCGCATAGCCTGGACCGTCCATACCAAAGGGAAATGCATCATCCTGGAAGGCTCATACACCGAGGTGGAAGTCTACCGAAAGATTCTGAAAACAGAAGGACTATCCGTTTCCGTCGAGTAA
- a CDS encoding 3-oxoacyl-ACP synthase III family protein: MFHSKIAGLGYYVPKNVYTNTDLTRFMDTSDEWIQERTGIKERRYADRIGETTTSMGVEAAKIAIERANTTAEEIDFIIFATLSPDYYFPGCGVLLQREMGMKEIGALDVRNQCSGFVYALSIADQFIKTGMYKNILVVGSEKHSFALDFSTRGRAVSVIFGDGAGAVVLQPTTEEGKGILSTHLHSDGADAEKLAMYYPGASAGYYLGEDMPEWPDVELGQMLMTKEMLDDGSAFPYMDGQAVFKKAVVKFPEVIGEALAKNNLKQSDIDMLIPHQANLRISQFVQKTLGLSDDQVFNNIQKYGNTTAASVPIALCEAWEQGKIKEGDLVCLAAFGAGFTWGSALIRW; the protein is encoded by the coding sequence ATGTTTCATTCAAAAATTGCAGGATTGGGGTATTATGTCCCCAAGAATGTATATACCAATACCGATTTGACCCGGTTTATGGATACCAGCGACGAGTGGATCCAGGAACGAACGGGTATTAAAGAGCGCCGCTATGCAGACCGTATCGGCGAAACCACCACGAGTATGGGAGTCGAGGCGGCCAAGATCGCGATCGAGCGCGCGAACACGACAGCGGAGGAGATCGATTTTATCATCTTTGCCACCCTTTCTCCAGATTATTACTTCCCGGGCTGTGGCGTCTTGTTACAGCGCGAGATGGGCATGAAAGAAATAGGTGCATTGGATGTTCGCAACCAATGTTCCGGTTTTGTGTATGCCCTATCCATTGCCGATCAGTTCATCAAAACAGGGATGTACAAAAACATCCTGGTGGTGGGATCGGAAAAACATTCCTTCGCTTTGGATTTCTCCACCCGTGGTCGAGCCGTTTCCGTCATCTTTGGTGATGGTGCCGGTGCGGTTGTTCTGCAACCGACCACCGAAGAAGGCAAAGGGATCCTGAGTACTCACTTGCATTCGGATGGTGCGGACGCAGAGAAGCTGGCGATGTATTATCCGGGAGCATCCGCAGGATATTACCTCGGTGAAGATATGCCGGAGTGGCCGGATGTTGAGCTCGGTCAGATGTTGATGACAAAAGAAATGCTGGATGATGGCTCTGCTTTTCCGTATATGGATGGTCAGGCCGTGTTCAAGAAGGCGGTTGTAAAATTCCCAGAAGTAATCGGCGAAGCCTTGGCGAAGAACAACCTGAAGCAATCGGATATCGATATGTTGATCCCGCATCAGGCCAACCTTCGGATTTCACAGTTTGTACAGAAAACCTTGGGCCTATCGGATGATCAGGTATTCAATAATATCCAAAAATACGGGAACACGACAGCCGCCTCCGTACCGATCGCGTTGTGCGAAGCATGGGAACAGGGAAAGATCAAAGAGGGCGACCTGGTCTGTCTGGCAGCCTTTGGCGCAGGTTTTACCTGGGGGTCAGCGCTCATACGCTGGTAA
- a CDS encoding sterol desaturase family protein has translation MAKKLYVSNSTESSRMFKNDFLESLTKVHWSVPIIFWIPVKIYFIWRALVPGELSVGTVVMYYLFGLAFWTLAEYVLHRWVFHYEPSSKFGKRVHFIFHGVHHDFPKDRLRLVMPLSASIPMAAIIYLLFSLFFSPYTLAAFFSGFLLGYLIYDECHYAMHHANFKSGLFKKIKDHHMLHHYAEPDRGFGVSSALWDKIFDSGFTKKKAAGTAKNQLKTVEKKEDSVGTEQLH, from the coding sequence ATGGCAAAAAAGTTATACGTTTCAAATTCAACCGAATCTTCAAGAATGTTCAAGAATGATTTCCTTGAATCCTTGACGAAGGTGCATTGGTCGGTACCCATTATTTTCTGGATTCCGGTGAAGATCTATTTTATATGGCGGGCATTGGTACCGGGGGAGTTGTCCGTAGGGACTGTGGTTATGTATTATTTGTTTGGTCTAGCTTTTTGGACCTTAGCCGAATACGTTCTCCACCGATGGGTATTCCATTACGAACCGAGCTCAAAATTCGGTAAACGTGTCCATTTTATATTCCATGGTGTCCATCATGATTTTCCAAAGGATAGGTTACGGTTGGTGATGCCGCTTTCCGCAAGCATTCCCATGGCTGCCATTATCTATCTGCTATTCAGTCTATTCTTTTCTCCCTATACGCTAGCGGCCTTTTTCTCGGGCTTTTTATTGGGCTACCTCATTTATGATGAATGCCATTACGCGATGCATCATGCAAACTTCAAATCTGGATTGTTCAAGAAGATAAAGGATCACCATATGCTGCATCATTATGCGGAACCTGATCGCGGGTTTGGCGTCAGTTCGGCACTCTGGGATAAGATTTTTGATTCCGGATTCACTAAGAAAAAAGCTGCCGGTACAGCAAAGAATCAACTTAAAACGGTAGAGAAAAAAGAAGATTCGGTCGGAACAGAACAATTACATTAA
- a CDS encoding type II toxin-antitoxin system VapC family toxin, which translates to MQKIFLDTNILIDFLGEREAFYHASAKIMTLADKRKIKILTSPISIANTFYVLAKYENAKAAIEKIRKFKVLCSISKMDDDVIERAIHSDFKDFEDAMQYFSALASDCELIVTRNEKDFKNSQIPIMNAESYLHTLKII; encoded by the coding sequence ATGCAAAAGATATTTTTAGACACGAATATTCTAATAGATTTTCTGGGTGAAAGAGAAGCATTTTATCATGCTTCTGCAAAAATTATGACATTGGCGGATAAGCGGAAAATCAAAATCCTGACTTCACCTATATCGATAGCAAACACTTTTTATGTTTTAGCAAAATATGAAAATGCAAAAGCTGCTATAGAAAAAATTAGAAAATTTAAAGTGCTATGCTCTATCTCCAAAATGGATGATGATGTTATTGAAAGGGCTATACATTCTGACTTTAAAGATTTTGAAGATGCAATGCAATATTTTAGTGCTTTAGCTTCAGACTGTGAATTAATTGTAACTAGAAATGAAAAGGACTTTAAAAATTCTCAAATACCTATTATGAATGCAGAGAGCTATTTACATACTTTAAAAATTATTTAA
- a CDS encoding DUF6364 family protein, with translation MDAKLSLKLNENVIKRAKKYASNKNVSLSRLIENYLDSITREQNNDFEISPFVKSISTGKSIPNDIDAKKIREDYTQYVDRKYQ, from the coding sequence ATGGATGCTAAACTATCATTAAAATTAAATGAAAACGTAATTAAGCGTGCGAAAAAATATGCTTCGAATAAAAACGTCAGTTTATCTAGATTAATTGAAAATTATCTTGATTCAATAACGCGTGAGCAAAATAATGACTTTGAGATTTCCCCTTTTGTAAAGAGTATTTCAACGGGAAAAAGTATTCCAAACGATATTGATGCCAAAAAAATAAGAGAAGATTACACGCAATATGTAGATAGAAAGTATCAGTAA